A segment of the Populus alba chromosome 9, ASM523922v2, whole genome shotgun sequence genome:
CACTACCTTGATATGCAAAAACAAGCATGCAACATAATCCCTCATTACAGCTGATTGAGGCAACAATTAGGCATTACCAGGTATAGTCCAACCACAAATAACAAAAGAAGATTATATGCTATCAGTGCatcaaattgaatttcaaaagtGTTATATCATGTATAATCTTGCTCGTGTTTTTCATTCATTAGATACCAAGACAGTAGTCGAACTTGAACCATATGACCATGTCATGTTCAAGACCACGTATAAAGTAAACTACACTATGCTAGTGCTTTCACACTTTACACTCTTTTTCTTGACTATACAAGGTGAACGCAATGAAAGAACTCTCAAGTGTTTACTTCTAACCTTTGCAATTATCCCCTGGTCTACAAATTGAAGAGCTTCCCAAAAGGACAGAAAAAATCACAAGATCCAATCTCCCAAGTTTCAAAATAACTAGATCATAACTATGGAACATCTTATAGTTCATGAAACCCAAGCCGATTAAAGGGGATGCTGCAGAAAAACTAAGCAGCACAGTTTCTGAAACTTTTccattgagaaagaaaaaggatcaaTAAAATCACCCACTTGATGTTGGTGGCAAGAAAATGTATTACATCAAATAGTCACAACTAAGGATTTTCCAGCTgcatatatcaaataaaagcGAGAACTAGAAGAAGTTATTATTGGCAGAATAGTAACAGCAATGCTACGTTTGAGACTACAAACAGCCAAAATTAATGTCATTTAAGCCAGGAATGTCCCACGCAACAGGtactcttgaaaaataaaaattggaagTAATTCAACAAGGCCAGTTATGGTTAACAGCTaggtggaaaaataaaatacacataCTTGTTCACCATGCAGACCACAAAATGAGACAACCAAACCCATCGCAAGAAACTTTCATGTAGATAACCAAAAGTTTACATGTTATATGCAAGTGAAGATagcaactaataaaaaaacatgatatttatcCAGGCAAGGTTGCAGATTCAAAATGTCCGGACAGTGTACAGTGACAACTTTTAATACAATACTTACTGGGGTAAACGCAGAAACCTGGTAATCCTGCTATGATGTGTATCTCCTTCTTGAGTGCAGACTTCACTCAGGCTCCCTAATCGTACCTCAAATTTATCATCAAGGAGTATACTGCTTGCTTGAACATCTCTTcaagaaaccaaaagaaaacagTTCAGTAATTGCAGCAATAAGATGCACTTGCAATACCCTCCATCACACCAACTCAGACCCTACTTTTAAGCGCCGGAACTATCACACAGGGCCAGGGCATTAGCTTTACAACAGTGAACTCAGGATTGACATAAAAGCAGATTTATAGTTTACCAATCAATTGTGCCACATGATTAACCTTGGCATTGAAGATACGGCTATCTTATGACATTCATTTAATAGGATTTGAGATGTGCTACGATTTGTCCATATTTTATTGAACTTCAACGACTATATTGGGCACATAACTAGGTGTCTTCCTACATTATGCATGGAAACTCGCTCACTGGAACAAAGAGGAAGTTAAGTGAACTTACTGTGATTgacaacaaaaagaaatcacAAAAAGGAAAGTGGACAAGGCAACAATAAGAAGCGTATCTTCAGAGTACCTGTGCACAATGGGCGGAGTGCATTCATGATGAAGATATGATAAACCCTCAGCAGCTCCTATCGCAATTTTCAGTCTTGTTATCCAATCTAATGATTTCAAACCATCTTCTGAATTGGTTTTCCTGTATAAGGAACTTGACAAGTCTCCATTTGGCATATGTTTGTATATCAGgaatttctcattttctttctctagGCAAAGTCCCAAAAGGGGAACCAATCTGGGATTTGAAACTTtactaaaaaaatccaattccaATAAGTACGCTTCCTTCCTATGGGACTCCAGATCAATCTTTTTTATAACCACAGGGATCCCACTTTCCGAGATTCCCTTGTAGAGATCCCCTGAATGGCCATATTTGATGAGGTTCACGTCGCTAAAGTCACCAGTTGCTAAGAGAAGCTGCTGATATGTGTATGTGTCTCCTAAACTTGAAAAGTCAATTGATACACCAGGAGGTGGTGGACTGCTCCCAGAAGGAACTGGAGTTGCTGGACCAACCCCAACCCCTCTTTGAGTTTTATTTCCCGTCTTACGGATGAAAAAGAGCAGCAGCACTATCAATATCACCAAAagcagaataagcccaaatccTCCCAAAACACTTACCAATATGACGACCTTTCTTTTGCTCTTCCCTGAATTTTCCCTTGCAGGAGGCTGTGTGGAGTTCGGGAgtccaaaattatcaaaaatcaaGCCCTTTTCGGTATAGAAAGATGTACAGTCAAGCAAACTCCTCTGATTTGACAAATTTTGGAGACAGTTGCTAACAAGAGAAGCATTGCCACTCACATAATCTGGAACCCTGCCTTCAAAATAATTACCTGACAAGTCTACAAAGCTGAACCTTCTCAACACAGGTGTAAGACCTCCATAAAACAAATTCTGGGATACATTCAATTCTGCAGTAGTGGTGTTAGTATTCAAACTAGCATTTGACAGCATACCAGTGAAATTGTTGCCGGAGATATCAAGCAAGCGCAATCGAGGCATTGACCACAGCACATCAGGGACCGCACCAATAAAACCATTGCTCTTCAACACCACAGTCTGCAACTGACTTGGAACAGGAAACAAATTGACTGGCAAAGACCCACCAAGCAAATTGATCCCAATCAGCATTCTCTGCAAATTCCTCAAGCCTCTCAACTCTGCTGGCAATGACCCAGATAATGAATTGAAGCTCAGATCAAGGTCAACCAAGTTCCTCAGGTCACCAAGCTGAGCAGGTATCGAAGACGACAAGTCATTGATGGAAAGATTCAAATACTGAAGCTTTGAAAGCATCCCAATGCCAGGTGGAACCGAACCGAACAAGAAATTCATAGAAATATCAAGCCTCGTCAAATTCTGAAGCGAACCAAATGATACAGGAATAGATCCAGTAAACATATTTGACGAAAGATCAAGTACTGAAAGTCCCACCAATTGTCCCAAACTCGACGGAATCATACCCGTCAAGTTATTATCATGCAAATAAAGAACAGTCAAACTGGTCAAATTCCCTAAACTCCCCGGAATAGCATTACTTATCAAGCAAGAAGAAAGATCAAGAGCTTGAAGGGAAACAAGCCCTTGGCCAAACCAATCAGGAATTGAACCAGGAAGATAAAAACCAGAAGCATTAAAAGATTTAAGTCTTGTTAAATTAACAAGAGAATCAACTCCAAATTGCGGGTTTTGAGAACCAAGTCTAGTCCTTTTAAACCCTGAAATGTTAATTTCACTAACACTACCATTCTCACATTTGATACCATTCCAAATTGAACAAGGGTCTGCCTTTATTGGCCAGTCCCTGCTTCTTAACCCCAAAGAAGATCTTAGTCCGAGTAAAGCTGCTCTCTCTATTGGTGAGGTAAGCCTCTCTTGTTGTTGCTCAAATGTAGACTCAAAAAACAACACCAGAAGTAAAAACTTTAATGCTAATACACTCCTTTGATCCGCCATGGCTTATGGGGATTGAATTTCTAACACAAATACTCTCTTCTTCATATCAAAGATTCAAGCTTTGCATGTAATAAGCATAAATTGGTACAAACAAAAATGTGGGTTTTTTATTTGGCTTTCTCTCACTGTaaagtttgtttctttttagttttctcctcattaaaaagaaacatcAAAAGGTGACTTAACTGCAGACACAGACTCTTACCTCAATCACAAGGTTTTGATTCAAGATTTGTTGGTAACCAATCTGAATCGCGCTATCTCTCTACctactctctctttctctttctaaatTCCAGCTTCTTCAGTTGACGAGagaaacaaaagattaaaaaaagagaaaaaagaaacaatcatgtagatataatatttctttaaaaaataattagaaaattaaaaatggcTGGCCAGAAAGATACTGTGTGTGGACTATCACAGTATCTGTCTCAAAACTCTCTATATAGGAGCAGTGAAGAAGGAAAATATATAAAGGGGGGGCTTAAAAGGCTTCTGGTGTTTTTGAGTGTGTAAGCTTTGACAATTCATAAAGCAAAAGATATTTGATAGCGGCTTGAGCTTTGTGAAAAAGAGGCACGAGCCAGGGCGGAGCTCATGGGTCAGGAGTTATGGACCAGTGTTTCAGGTAAATGTTCCGGTGGTGCCGAGGTTATGTTGGATTGGTGTTGTTGAGTTTGACCTCCGGTAATCATGCACTTGCCAGCTAAGTTCAAACTACTCTTCCTGGCACTCCCCTCATCCCCTGTTATTTATACAACAAGTACACTAAAGCAATATTAGTAATGGGTTTCATTTTCTCTGTCaagattttctctctctataagAATACAGGTGcatgtaattatttatttaattgttttctaatttaaGGGAGAAAATAAACGATGAATTTATGTCACTCCACTGCTCAAGGAAAGTTTAGTAGAGAAACTTGGTATCAGATGGTGGTGGGGATGCGTGTCATTTATTAACCAAAGATACTTTTCCATAATTAGAAAGAAAACTTGTGGGCCCAGAAACGcaattttttcaaactttattttcaaagaaTTTAAATGATTTATGGGATTTATTGTTCTAATCTAtgggattgtttttttaataatggaggatatttgataaaattattttttatttcttttacccTTGAATGTTTGTTAAGCAGTAAAACGTGTTGCTTTTCAGAgcattaatttttaagaaaaaatggaaaaataaaagaaataaagttattatttgCTGTTTTTACAGTattattgaagagaaaaaaaaaatcatgcatacAATGATTTGAATACAAGTATGCTGTCTCGGTTAATACTGGAGAGAGAGGTGATCAAAGTACAATATAAGTGGCCATTGGTCAATGACTCAACAGTCAAACCAAACATAAATTTC
Coding sequences within it:
- the LOC118058890 gene encoding probable LRR receptor-like serine/threonine-protein kinase At2g16250 isoform X3, coding for MADQRSVLALKFLLLVLFFESTFEQQQERLTSPIERAALLGLRSSLGLRSRDWPIKADPCSIWNGIKCENGSVSEINISGFKRTRLGSQNPQFGVDSLVNLTRLKSFNASGFYLPGSIPDWFGQGLVSLQALDLSSCLISNAIPGSLGNLTSLTVLYLHDNNLTGMIPSSLGQLVGLSVLDLSSNMFTGSIPVSFGSLQNLTRLDISMNFLFGSVPPGIGMLSKLQYLNLSINDLSSSIPAQLGDLRNLVDLDLSFNSLSGSLPAELRGLRNLQRMLIGINLLGGSLPVNLFPVPSQLQTVVLKSNGFIGAVPDVLWSMPRLRLLDISGNNFTGMLSNASLNTNTTTAELNVSQNLFYGGLTPVLRRFSFVDLSGNYFEGRVPDYVSGNASLVSNCLQNLSNQRSLLDCTSFYTEKGLIFDNFGLPNSTQPPARENSGKSKRKVVILVSVLGGFGLILLLVILIVLLLFFIRKTGNKTQRGVGVGPATPVPSGSSPPPPGVSIDFSSLGDTYTYQQLLLATGDFSDVNLIKYGHSGDLYKGISESGIPVVIKKIDLESHRKEAYLLELDFFSKVSNPRLVPLLGLCLEKENEKFLIYKHMPNGDLSSSLYRKTNSEDGLKSLDWITRLKIAIGAAEGLSYLHHECTPPIVHRDVQASSILLDDKFEVRLGSLSEVCTQEGDTHHSRITRFLRLPHFSAASPLIGLGFMNYKMFHSYDLVILKLGRLDLVIFSVLLGSSSICRPGDNCKG
- the LOC118058890 gene encoding probable LRR receptor-like serine/threonine-protein kinase At2g16250 isoform X2, with amino-acid sequence MADQRSVLALKFLLLVLFFESTFEQQQERLTSPIERAALLGLRSSLGLRSRDWPIKADPCSIWNGIKCENGSVSEINISGFKRTRLGSQNPQFGVDSLVNLTRLKSFNASGFYLPGSIPDWFGQGLVSLQALDLSSCLISNAIPGSLGNLTSLTVLYLHDNNLTGMIPSSLGQLVGLSVLDLSSNMFTGSIPVSFGSLQNLTRLDISMNFLFGSVPPGIGMLSKLQYLNLSINDLSSSIPAQLGDLRNLVDLDLSFNSLSGSLPAELRGLRNLQRMLIGINLLGGSLPVNLFPVPSQLQTVVLKSNGFIGAVPDVLWSMPRLRLLDISGNNFTDLSGNYFEGRVPDYVSGNASLVSNCLQNLSNQRSLLDCTSFYTEKGLIFDNFGLPNSTQPPARENSGKSKRKVVILVSVLGGFGLILLLVILIVLLLFFIRKTGNKTQRGVGVGPATPVPSGSSPPPPGVSIDFSSLGDTYTYQQLLLATGDFSDVNLIKYGHSGDLYKGISESGIPVVIKKIDLESHRKEAYLLELDFFSKVSNPRLVPLLGLCLEKENEKFLIYKHMPNGDLSSSLYRKTNSEDGLKSLDWITRLKIAIGAAEGLSYLHHECTPPIVHRDVQASSILLDDKFEVRLGSLSEVCTQEGDTHHSRITRFLRLPQSLEQGTSGSLTTTCAYDVYCFGKVLLELVTGKLGISASSDAQLKEFSEQILPFISIYDKELVIKIVDPSLIIDEDLLEEVWAMAIVARSCLNPKPSRRPLMRYILKALENPLKVVREENSGSARLRTTSSRSWNGSLFGSWRHSSSDVAVIPAASSARPGGSSFKQSGTSNSQGSGQNGGGDHSTSHRRHSREIFPEPYDEQDVEKQD
- the LOC118058890 gene encoding probable LRR receptor-like serine/threonine-protein kinase At2g16250 isoform X1, coding for MADQRSVLALKFLLLVLFFESTFEQQQERLTSPIERAALLGLRSSLGLRSRDWPIKADPCSIWNGIKCENGSVSEINISGFKRTRLGSQNPQFGVDSLVNLTRLKSFNASGFYLPGSIPDWFGQGLVSLQALDLSSCLISNAIPGSLGNLTSLTVLYLHDNNLTGMIPSSLGQLVGLSVLDLSSNMFTGSIPVSFGSLQNLTRLDISMNFLFGSVPPGIGMLSKLQYLNLSINDLSSSIPAQLGDLRNLVDLDLSFNSLSGSLPAELRGLRNLQRMLIGINLLGGSLPVNLFPVPSQLQTVVLKSNGFIGAVPDVLWSMPRLRLLDISGNNFTGMLSNASLNTNTTTAELNVSQNLFYGGLTPVLRRFSFVDLSGNYFEGRVPDYVSGNASLVSNCLQNLSNQRSLLDCTSFYTEKGLIFDNFGLPNSTQPPARENSGKSKRKVVILVSVLGGFGLILLLVILIVLLLFFIRKTGNKTQRGVGVGPATPVPSGSSPPPPGVSIDFSSLGDTYTYQQLLLATGDFSDVNLIKYGHSGDLYKGISESGIPVVIKKIDLESHRKEAYLLELDFFSKVSNPRLVPLLGLCLEKENEKFLIYKHMPNGDLSSSLYRKTNSEDGLKSLDWITRLKIAIGAAEGLSYLHHECTPPIVHRDVQASSILLDDKFEVRLGSLSEVCTQEGDTHHSRITRFLRLPQSLEQGTSGSLTTTCAYDVYCFGKVLLELVTGKLGISASSDAQLKEFSEQILPFISIYDKELVIKIVDPSLIIDEDLLEEVWAMAIVARSCLNPKPSRRPLMRYILKALENPLKVVREENSGSARLRTTSSRSWNGSLFGSWRHSSSDVAVIPAASSARPGGSSFKQSGTSNSQGSGQNGGGDHSTSHRRHSREIFPEPYDEQDVEKQD